The following nucleotide sequence is from Streptomyces sp. HUAS CB01.
GGCAGCCCGGTCGTGCGTGCCACCTCGGCGATGACCGCCGCCGAGAACCCGGGCGGTGTGTTGATGCCGGTGCCCACCGCCGTGCCGCCGAGCGGGAGTTCGGCGAGCCGGGGGAGCGAGGCGTTCAGCCGTTCCATCCCGTACCGGATCTGCGCCGCGTAGCCGCCGAACTCCTGGCCGAGAGTGACCGGTGTCGCGTCCATCAGATGGGTACGGCCGGACTTCACCACGCCCGCGAACTCCCCGGCCTTGCGCTCCAGAGCCTCCGCGAGGTGCTCGAGCGCGGGGACGAGGTCCCGCGTCACGGCCGCGGTCGCGGCGATGTGGATCGACGACGGGAAGACGTCGTTGGACGACTGCGAGGCGTTGACGTGGTCGTTGGGATGGACGTCGCGGCCCAGGCGCTCGCTCGCCAGGGTGGCCAGGACCTCGTTCATGTTCATGTTGGACGACGTCCCCGAGCCGGTCTGGAAGACGTCGACGGGGAAGTGCTCGTCCCAGCGCCCCTCGGCGACCTCCACGGCCGCGTCCTGGATGGCACGGGCGATGTCCTTGTCGAGCACCCCGAGCTCGGCGTTGACCTTGGCCGCGCCCCCCTTGATCCGGGCCAGGGCCTCCACATGGGCGCGTTCCAGCCGTTGTCCGGAGACGGGGAAGTTCTCCACCGCCCGCTGGGTCTGAGCGCGCCACTTGGCGTGATGCGGCACCCGCACCTCTCCCATGGAGTCGTGCTCGATCCGGTGACGGCCTGCGTTTTCGCTCGGGTCGGACATCCTCACACCTCCTGAACAAGGTCAGCGCGCCCCTGGTTCCGCGTATTCCCAGATGCGACACCCGTCAGTAGATGCCCTCGACGGCCCCGGACGCGGGAGGCGGCACCGCCCGGACCGGCACCACGGCGGGGCCCGTCGGCCCGGGGGACGGCTGCGCCGGCATGCGGGAGGGCCCCGCCGCCGGGGATGCGGCGAGGCCCTCACGGGTGGTGCGGACGCCTCAGAGGTCCCGCGGGCCGTGCGGCGGCTCCGGGAAGCCCCGAGGCCCGGGGTCAGGCCAGGCCGGGCCCGCGGACCGGGATGCTGGTGAACGTCGGCGCGGGCGCGGGGTCCTGGAAGAAGTCGCTGCCCTTGTCGTCGACGACGATGAACGCCGGGAAGTCCTCGACCTCGATCTTCCAGACGGCCTCCATGCCGAGCTCCTCGTACTCGACGACCTCGACCTTCTTGATGCAGTCCTGGGCGAGGCGCGCTGCGGGGCCGCCGATCGAGCCGAGGTAGAAGCCGCCGTGCTCCTTGCAGGCGTCGGTGACCTGCTTGCTGCGGTTGCCCTTGGCCAGCATGACCTTGGAGCCGCCCGCCGCCTGGAACTGCTCGACGTAGGAGTCCATGCGCCCGGCCGTCGTCGGGCCGAAGGAGCCGGAGGCGTAGCCCTCCGGGGTCTTCGCGGGGCCGGCGTAGTAGACCGGGTGGTCCTTGAGGTACTGGGGCATCTCCTCGCCCGCGTCCAGCCGCTCCTTGATCTTGGCGTGCGCGATGTCGCGGGCCACGACGAGCGGTCCGGTGAGCGAAAGCCGGGTCTTGACCGGGTACTTGGTCAGCTCCGCCAGGATCTCGTCCATCGGCTGGTTGAGGTCGATCTTGACGACGTCGCCGCTCTCGTCGAGGTGCTCGTCGGTCGTCTCCGGCAGGAAGCGCGCCGGGTCCGTCTCCAGCTGCTCCAGGAAGACGCCCTCGGCGGTGATCTTCGCGACGGCCTGGCGGTCGGCGGAGCAGGACACGGCGATCGCCACGGGGCAGGACGCGCCGTGCCGCGGGAGCCGCACCACACGCACGTCGTGGCAGAAGTACTTGCCGCCGAACTGCGCGCCGATGCCGATCTTCTGCGTCAGCTCGAAGACCTTCTCCTCCAGGTCCTTGTCCCGGAAGCCGTGGCCGAGGGCCGAGCCCTCCTCCGGCAGCTCGTCCAGGTAGTGCGCGGAGGCGTACTTCGCGGTCTTCAGCGCGTACTCGGCCGACGTGCCGCCGACGACGATGGCCAGGTGGTACGGCGGGCACGCGGCCGTGCCCAGCGAGCGGATCTTCTCCTCCAGGAACTTCATCATGGAGGCCTCGTTCAGGACCGCCTTGGTCTCCTGGTAGAGGAACGACTTGTTGGCGGAGCCGCCGCCCTTGGCCATGAAGAGGAACTTGTACGCGCCGCCGTCCGTCGCGTAGAGCTCGATCTGCGCGGGCAGGTTCGAGCCGGTGTTCTTCTCCTCCCACATGGTGAGCGGGGCCATCTGCGAGTAGCGCAGGTTGAGCTCGGTGTAGGCGTCGAAGATCCCGCGGCTCAGCGCCTCCTCGTCGCCGCCCTCGGTGAGGACGTTCTGCCCGCGCTTGCCCATGACGATCGCCGTGCCGGTGTCCTGGCACATGGGGAGCACGCCCGCCGCCGCGATGTTCGCGTTCTTCAGCAGGTCCAGCGCGACGAACTTGTCGTTCGACGACGCCTCGGGGTCGTCGATGATCTTGCGGAGCTGGGCGAGGTGCGCCGGGCGGAGGTAGTGCTGGATGTCGTGGACGGCCTCTTTCGCGAGCTTGCGCAGCGCCTCCGGCTCGACCTTGAGGAACGTGCGCCCGTCGGCCTCGAAGGTGGAGACACCTTCGGCGGTCACCAGGCGGTAGGGCGTGGTGTCCTCGCCCAGCGGGAGCAGATCGGTGTACTCGAACGCAGGGCGGGTCGGACGGGAGACAGGGGGCATTACGGCCATTCCTCACTCGGCAGACGGCGGCTGGCATCCATTGGCAGCGCGCCCACAAGCGTAAGACGCCCCCCGCCGTCCGGGCTTGTGAGGTAAGGCTCAGTCGGCGCCCGACGGCCCGGCCCTGTTCCCGCGGGGCGGCGGGGGGTGCGGCGGCCTGCGGGGCGCGGGTGCGCCGTCACGTTTCGCGGCTGACGAGGGTGTCGCGCGCGGCCACTAGTCGCGATCTATCGCGTTTCGCTAGGGTGTCGGTGTGGACCTCGACAAGCACGATTCAGCGGCCCCCGGCCGCGGACAGCCCCAGAAGCCGGTCGCGCCCGCCGTGCCCGCGGATCCCGCCGGGGCCATCCGCGCCTCCGACGCCGACCGCGACAGGACCGCGGACATCCTCAGGGAGGCCCTGGCCGAGGGCCGGCTCGACGCCGAGGAGCATGCCGAGCGGATCGACGCGGTCTACCGTGCCAAGACGGTCGGCGAGCTGGAGCCGATCGTCCGTGACCTCCCCGCGAGCCGGCCGTCCCGCCAGGAGCCCGCGTCGTACGCGTACGGCCCGGAGGCCCCCACCGGCCCCGGCGAGAACCTCGTCGCCGTCTTCTCCAGCTCCACCCGCAAGGGCCGCTGGCGCGTCGGCGCCCGGACCCAGGCGTTCGCGCTCTTCGGCAACATCGAGATCGACCTGACCGAGGCCATGTTCGGCCAGCGCCTCACCGTCATCAACGCGACCTCGGTCTTCGGCAATGTGGAGGTCCGGGTCCCCGAGAACATCTCGCTGCGCGGCAGCGGCACGGGCATCTTCGGCAACTTCGAGGTCGTCACCCTGGAGGCGGCCGACCCGGAGGCCCCGGTCGTGGTCGTCAACGGCTATTCCGTTTTCGGCAACGTGGAGGCCAAGCCGAAGCGCGGCAAGCGCATCGCGGACCTCCACGACCGGCTGCGCAAGCATCTGGGGCACTGACCGGAGGGCGCGGGGGAGCGGCCGCCCGCAGTTCCGGCCTTCGGAACTCAGTGCCACTCAGTGCATAGGCGCGCGTACAGCGGGTAGGCCTTGCTGCATCGTCTCTCGCTCGCGAAGCCGTCGTCAGGAGTAGACCGTGCTGCAACTGCCGCATCAGTCCCTGCAGGTAGCCGTTCCGCCCCAGCGTTCTGCCGCTCGGGAAGACCAGGACGCGCCCTGGCACACGGAGGCGGTGTGCCGCCGGGACGAAGCCGGGCTGTTCTTCGCGCCCTCCAAGGAACCGACGGCGGCGCGGCTCTCCCGCGAGGACGCCGCCAAGCGCGTCTGTGCCCGCTGCCCCGTGATGGTCGAGTGCCGGGAGCACGCGCTGCTCCAGCCCGAGCCGTACGGCGTGTGGGGCGGACTGACCGCGGCCGAGCGCCGGGTCGTCCTGGCCCGCCGGCGGCGGCGCGAGACGGAGATCAAGAAGGCGGCGTCGGCGGCCTGACGGAACCCCGGCATCCGGGCACACACGGAAGAGGGGCGCCCCCACCGCACATGGGGAGCGCCCCTCTTCCGTGTGTCGTGTCCGGCGCCCTACTTGGCGCGGTCGAAGTCGATGGCGCTGTAGGCGCGCAGCTTCGACAGACGGTGGGTCGAGTCGATCTGCCGGATCGTGCCCGACTTGGAGCGCATGACCAGCGACTGCGTGGTCGCCGTCGCGGAGCGGTAGCGCACGCCGCGCAGCAGCTCGCCGTCGGTGATGCCGGTCGCGACGAAGAACACGTTGTCCCCGCGGACCAGGTCGTCCATGAGGAGCACACGGTCCAGGTCGTGGCCCGCGTCGAGGGCGCGCTGCCGCTCCTCGTCGTCCTTCGGCCACAGCTTGCCCTGGATCGTGCCGCCGAGGCACTTGATCGCGCAGGCGGTGATGATGCCCTCGGGCGTGCCGCCGATGCCCATCAGCATGTCGACGCCGGTGCCCTCGCGCACGGCCATGATCGCGCCGGCGACGTCGCCGTCCGAGATGAACTTGATGCGCGCGCCCGTCTCGCGGATCTCCTTGACGATGCCCTCGTGGCGCGGGCGGTCCAGGATGACGACGGTGACGTCCTCGGGGGAGGAGCTCTTCGCCTTCGCGACGCGGCGGATGTTCACCGAGACCGGGGCGTTGATGTCGACGAAGTCGGCGGCCTCGGGGCCGGTGACCAGCTTGTCCATGTAGAAGACCGCGGACGGGTCGAACATGGTGCCGCGGTCGGCGGCGGCGAGCACCGCGATCGCGTTCGGCATGCCCTTGGCGGTGAGCGTGGTGCCGTCGATCGGGTCCACGGCGATGTCGCACTCCGCGCCGGTGCCGTCGCCGATGCGCTCCCCGTTGAACAGCATCGGGGCTTCGTCCTTCTCGCCCTCGCCGATGACGACGACACCGTTCATCGACACGGTGCTGACGAGGGTGCGCATGGCTTTGACGGCCGCGCCGTCAGCGCCGTTCTTGTCGCCGCGGCCGACCCAGCGGCCGGCGGCCATGGCGGCGGCCTCGGTGACCCGGACGAGCTCCAGGGCGAGGTTGCGGTCCGGGGCCTCGGGCGAGACCTCGAGCTGGGACGGAAGATGATGCTCGGTCATCGGAGCGCACCTTTCTGTACGACGACGGCCGGATGAAGAGGGTGCTGTGACTCTATCGGTACGTCGACAAAATGAGCAGAGGGGCCCACGTTTGAGCAAACAGCCTTGATGCGACGATAGTGCGGTGGCAGGCAAGCGAGGCAACCAGACAGTGCGCGGAATGATCCAGTCGATGACGGTCATCTGCGCATTCGCAGGCGTTATCTACTTCTTCATTCCGCACGACGACTCCCTGGACCCGATCCAGCCCGTCGACTACAGCGTGGAGCTCACGACGGCGCGCCGGGCGGCACCCTACCCGGTGGCGGCCCCGGCGGGGCTGCCCGCGGGCTGGAAGCCCACCTCGGTGACCTTCCGGCGCGACGAGGGCCATGCCTGGCACATCGGCTTCCTGGACCCCGACGGGCAGTACGTGGCCGTCGAGCAGTCCACGGAGCCGCCGCGGAAGTACATCCCGAAGGTCACCCGGCAGGCGGCCCTGACCGACGGCACCCAGCAGGTCGGCGGGGAGAGCTGGCAGCGCTGGGAGGGCCCGAAGTACGACGCGCTCGTCCGCACCGAGAAGGGGTCGACGACGGTGGTGACGGGCACGGCCTCGTACGAGCGGCTCGCGCAGATGGCCGCGGCGCTCGAATCGCGCTCCGGCGCGTCGCCGTCGCCGGTTCCGTCCGCCTCCTGACCCGGCCGGCGGCCCGGTCCGCCGCGCTCCCGCGGGACCCGCGTGCCTTCACATGGCGTGCCCATGGGGTCTTCGCTCGGCGTGTCGCGTGTCGCGTGTCGTGTGTCGCCTGCCGTCGGCTCCGTCGGCCTCCTGACCCGGCCGGCGGCCTGATCCGCCCGTGGGCCCCGCGCCTACCCTGCGACGTGCCCACGGGGTCTTCGCTCGGCGTGTCCGCCCGGCCGTGATCCAGGTGCCCGCGCGCCCCGAGGGCCTGGGCGCGGCCGTAGGTGACCACGGGCCGCGCGGCGCGGTGGCGCCTCCGCCGGGTGGGGCCCCTGTGTCCGCGCGCCCCGGCCGTCCTTGGACCCGGCACGGGTCCCGAGCCGGTCCACGCGATCGCCCGGCCGCGCCGCGCCGCCGCTCCTGCCCTGAACGCGGCGAGGCCGCGCCGAACGCGGCGAGGCCGCCGCACCGTTCGGTGCGGCGGCCTCGTGCCGCATGGCGGCCCGGCAGCGGCGGGCGGACGCGCCTGGCGCGCTGCGGAGGTCAGACGGTGGTGACGACCTCGTCGAACGCCAGCCGCGGCGAACGCGGGAACCAGGCGTCCTCGCCCGGCTTGCCGATGTTGACGACCATCAGCGGGGTGTGGTCGGCGTCCAGGAACTCCTTCTGCACCCCGTCGAAGTCCAGACCCGTCATGGGGCCGGCGGCCAGACCGGCGGCGCGGATGCCGACGATGAAGTACGCGGCCTGCAGCGCGGCGTTCAGGACCGCGGACCGCTCACGGACCGGGCGCTCGGAGAAGAGCGCGTCCTTCGCCTGCGGGAAGTGCGGGAACAGCTCCGGCAGCTCCTCGTGGAACTCGTTGTCGGCGGCGAGGATCGCGACCAGCGGAGCGGTGGCGGTCTTGGGCTGGTTGCCCTCGGCCATGTGCTTCACCAGGCGCTCCCGGGCCTCCGCGGAGCGGACCAGGACGACGCGCAGCGGCGACTGGTTGAAGGCGGTGGGGCCGTACTTGACCAGGTCGTAGATCGCCTGGACCTGCTCCTCGGTCACCGGCTCGTCGGTGAAGGTGTTGGCGGTGCGGGCCTCGCGGAAGAGGAGGTCCTGGGCGGCGGGGTCAAGGACGAGGGACATGCGGCGGAACCTTCCGATGAGCGGAGTGGATCTGGCTGAGCCCTCACCGTACGGTCGAGATAGGTGAACTTTCAACTAAATCGGATGCCGGGTGAGGCAAGTCACTCAACTTTCAACAACTCAGCGTTCAACTAAATGGGTACCGCGGTTATGCCCGCCCCTGTCCATGGATTCCGGGCGCGTGTCCATGGATTCCGGGCGCGCTCCCGCCCCTGGCCCCGGAACCCCGCCCCGGAAGAGCCTCCGAACGGCGGCGGCGCCCCTCAGCGGTCCGCGTCGTCCTCGTCCAGGCCGTCCGCGCCCGCCCCGGGCCCGCCCGGGGCCTCGCCGCCCTCGTCCCGTTCCGCCAGCGCCGCGTCCAGCCGGGCACGGGCGCCGTCGAGCCAGCGGCGGCACACCTTCGCCAGCTCCTCGCCGCGCTCCCACAGCGCCAGCGACTCCTCCAGCGTCGTGCCGCCCGCCTCCAGCCGGCGCACGACCTCGATCAACTCGTCCCGTGCCTGCTCGTAGCCGAGCGCGCCCTCGTCGGTCCTGGCCGTCATCTGCTCCACCCTGAAATCCGTCTGTCGTCGTCCGGCCGTGCCCGTGCAGGCCGCTTCCCCCCGGGGCCGTGCCCCGTCCGCCGTGTCGCTCAGTCGCCCGAGACCCGGACCCGGAACCCGCCCTCGGCGACCCGCGCCCTCAGCTCCTCGCCCGCCGCCACCTCGCCGGCCGCGCGCACCACCGACCCGTCCGCGCGCTGCAGCACCGCGTACCCCCGCTCGAGCGTCGCCGCCGGTGACAGCGCGACGACGCGTGCGCGCGTGTGCGACAGCTCGGAGTCCGCACGGTCCAGCAGATGCCCGAGGACCCGGCGGCTGCGGGCGACCAGTGCGTCCGTCTCGTGCGCGCGCTCCTCGACCATCCGGTGCGGATGCTCCATGACCCGCCGGTGCAGACAGTGCTGCAGACCGCGCTCCTCCCGCTCCAGCATGCCGCGGACCGTACGCAGCGCACGGTCCCGCAGCGCCTGCACACGGTCCAGCTCCTCGCCCACGTCGGGGACGACCTTCTTCGCGGCGTCCGTCGGCGTCGAGGCCCGCAGGTCGGCGACCAGATCGAGCAGCGGCGAGTCCGGTTCGTGCCCGATCGCCGACACCACGGGCGTACGGCAGTCGGCCACCGCGCGCACCAGCTGCTCGTCCGAGAACGGCAGCAGGTCCTCGACGCTGCCGCCGCCGCGCGCCACGACGATCACGTCCACCCCGGGGTGCTCGTCCAGCTCCTTCACCGCCTGGATCACCTGCGGCACCGCGCGCACACCCTGCACGGCGACGTTGCGCACCTCGAAACGGACGGCGGGCCAGCGGCGCCGGGCGTTCTCCAGGACGTCCCGCTCGGCCGCCGAGGCCCGGCCGCAGACGAGGCCGATCAACTGCGGCAGGAACGGCAGCGGCCTCTTGCGCTCCGGCGCGAAGAGCCCTTCGGCGCCCAGCGTCCGCTTCAGCCGCTCCAGCCGGGCCAGCAGCTCGCCGATGCCGACTGGCCGTATCTCCGCGGCCCGGAGCGACAGCTGCCCGCGCGGGGCGTACCACTCCGGCTTGGCGTGGACGACCACCCGCGCGCCCTCGGCCACGGAGTCCGCGACCGCGTCGAACACCTGTCGGTAGCACGTGACGCTCACCGAGATGTCGTACGCGGGGTCGCGCAGCGTCAGGAAGACCACCCCGGCGCCCGGCCGGCGTGACAGCTGGGTGATCTGCCCCTCGACCCAGACCGCGCCGAGCCGGTCGATCCACCCCCCGATGAGCCGTGACACCTCGCCGACGGGCAGGGGGGCTTCGGCTGACGTAGTGAGACCCATGTCCGCGAGCGTAACGGCAGCCTCCGACACGCCCGGTCCGGCGACACCGCCGCGCCCGGACGGGCGACCTCGCGCCGCTCCGCACCCGGACCTGTCCGGAACCGCCCTCGCGGTGCGCGGCGCCGCTGGAGGTGTCCCCCCGGAGCCCGGCGACCCCACGCCGCGTCCCGGGGCGTCCGGGCCGCCCACGCCGCTCCGTAGCCGGACCTGAGCCGTGCCCCTCGCCGCGCGTGGCGAGGGTGGCGTGTCCGCCCAGAGGCGGCCTACGCGGTGGGCGACGGCTCGCGCCGTCCGCGCTGTGCCATGAGCACCAGCAGCCCCACGG
It contains:
- a CDS encoding class II fumarate hydratase, whose translation is MSDPSENAGRHRIEHDSMGEVRVPHHAKWRAQTQRAVENFPVSGQRLERAHVEALARIKGGAAKVNAELGVLDKDIARAIQDAAVEVAEGRWDEHFPVDVFQTGSGTSSNMNMNEVLATLASERLGRDVHPNDHVNASQSSNDVFPSSIHIAATAAVTRDLVPALEHLAEALERKAGEFAGVVKSGRTHLMDATPVTLGQEFGGYAAQIRYGMERLNASLPRLAELPLGGTAVGTGINTPPGFSAAVIAEVARTTGLPLTEARDHFEAQGARDGLVETSGQLRTIAVSLTKISNDLRWMASGPRTGLAEIRLPDLQPGSSIMPGKVNPVVPEAVLMVAAQVMGNDTTVAVAGAAGNFELNVMLPVMAKNLLESVRLLANASRLLADRTVDGITADVRRAREYAESSPSVVTPLNKYIGYEEAAKVAKKSLAERRTIREVVLEGGYVERGALTLEQLDEALDVLRMTRP
- a CDS encoding fumarate hydratase, whose translation is MPPVSRPTRPAFEYTDLLPLGEDTTPYRLVTAEGVSTFEADGRTFLKVEPEALRKLAKEAVHDIQHYLRPAHLAQLRKIIDDPEASSNDKFVALDLLKNANIAAAGVLPMCQDTGTAIVMGKRGQNVLTEGGDEEALSRGIFDAYTELNLRYSQMAPLTMWEEKNTGSNLPAQIELYATDGGAYKFLFMAKGGGSANKSFLYQETKAVLNEASMMKFLEEKIRSLGTAACPPYHLAIVVGGTSAEYALKTAKYASAHYLDELPEEGSALGHGFRDKDLEEKVFELTQKIGIGAQFGGKYFCHDVRVVRLPRHGASCPVAIAVSCSADRQAVAKITAEGVFLEQLETDPARFLPETTDEHLDESGDVVKIDLNQPMDEILAELTKYPVKTRLSLTGPLVVARDIAHAKIKERLDAGEEMPQYLKDHPVYYAGPAKTPEGYASGSFGPTTAGRMDSYVEQFQAAGGSKVMLAKGNRSKQVTDACKEHGGFYLGSIGGPAARLAQDCIKKVEVVEYEELGMEAVWKIEVEDFPAFIVVDDKGSDFFQDPAPAPTFTSIPVRGPGLA
- a CDS encoding DUF1707 SHOCT-like domain-containing protein; translated protein: MDLDKHDSAAPGRGQPQKPVAPAVPADPAGAIRASDADRDRTADILREALAEGRLDAEEHAERIDAVYRAKTVGELEPIVRDLPASRPSRQEPASYAYGPEAPTGPGENLVAVFSSSTRKGRWRVGARTQAFALFGNIEIDLTEAMFGQRLTVINATSVFGNVEVRVPENISLRGSGTGIFGNFEVVTLEAADPEAPVVVVNGYSVFGNVEAKPKRGKRIADLHDRLRKHLGH
- a CDS encoding WhiB family transcriptional regulator, producing the protein MLQLPHQSLQVAVPPQRSAAREDQDAPWHTEAVCRRDEAGLFFAPSKEPTAARLSREDAAKRVCARCPVMVECREHALLQPEPYGVWGGLTAAERRVVLARRRRRETEIKKAASAA
- the glpX gene encoding class II fructose-bisphosphatase → MTEHHLPSQLEVSPEAPDRNLALELVRVTEAAAMAAGRWVGRGDKNGADGAAVKAMRTLVSTVSMNGVVVIGEGEKDEAPMLFNGERIGDGTGAECDIAVDPIDGTTLTAKGMPNAIAVLAAADRGTMFDPSAVFYMDKLVTGPEAADFVDINAPVSVNIRRVAKAKSSSPEDVTVVILDRPRHEGIVKEIRETGARIKFISDGDVAGAIMAVREGTGVDMLMGIGGTPEGIITACAIKCLGGTIQGKLWPKDDEERQRALDAGHDLDRVLLMDDLVRGDNVFFVATGITDGELLRGVRYRSATATTQSLVMRSKSGTIRQIDSTHRLSKLRAYSAIDFDRAK
- a CDS encoding DUF4245 domain-containing protein, which encodes MAGKRGNQTVRGMIQSMTVICAFAGVIYFFIPHDDSLDPIQPVDYSVELTTARRAAPYPVAAPAGLPAGWKPTSVTFRRDEGHAWHIGFLDPDGQYVAVEQSTEPPRKYIPKVTRQAALTDGTQQVGGESWQRWEGPKYDALVRTEKGSTTVVTGTASYERLAQMAAALESRSGASPSPVPSAS
- a CDS encoding malonic semialdehyde reductase; translation: MSLVLDPAAQDLLFREARTANTFTDEPVTEEQVQAIYDLVKYGPTAFNQSPLRVVLVRSAEARERLVKHMAEGNQPKTATAPLVAILAADNEFHEELPELFPHFPQAKDALFSERPVRERSAVLNAALQAAYFIVGIRAAGLAAGPMTGLDFDGVQKEFLDADHTPLMVVNIGKPGEDAWFPRSPRLAFDEVVTTV
- a CDS encoding exodeoxyribonuclease VII small subunit, giving the protein MTARTDEGALGYEQARDELIEVVRRLEAGGTTLEESLALWERGEELAKVCRRWLDGARARLDAALAERDEGGEAPGGPGAGADGLDEDDADR
- the xseA gene encoding exodeoxyribonuclease VII large subunit translates to MGLTTSAEAPLPVGEVSRLIGGWIDRLGAVWVEGQITQLSRRPGAGVVFLTLRDPAYDISVSVTCYRQVFDAVADSVAEGARVVVHAKPEWYAPRGQLSLRAAEIRPVGIGELLARLERLKRTLGAEGLFAPERKRPLPFLPQLIGLVCGRASAAERDVLENARRRWPAVRFEVRNVAVQGVRAVPQVIQAVKELDEHPGVDVIVVARGGGSVEDLLPFSDEQLVRAVADCRTPVVSAIGHEPDSPLLDLVADLRASTPTDAAKKVVPDVGEELDRVQALRDRALRTVRGMLEREERGLQHCLHRRVMEHPHRMVEERAHETDALVARSRRVLGHLLDRADSELSHTRARVVALSPAATLERGYAVLQRADGSVVRAAGEVAAGEELRARVAEGGFRVRVSGD